In Gossypium arboreum isolate Shixiya-1 chromosome 6, ASM2569848v2, whole genome shotgun sequence, the following are encoded in one genomic region:
- the LOC108484527 gene encoding uncharacterized protein LOC108484527, protein MILRSASTPLLNSLVPHSKEPSPDLEFPYQISRTRTLSFTVSCSSSISVGWSDDSTRRMTRAVSETDLRDLVVPKIKTIQKNGGILNGVCVEEEEVENEEAGFEWWRASSLGVEEECGIGGGGRNICGGGGRGGGDGSDGSDNEWNGKDSTDTYYQKMIQANPGNSLLLSNYARFLKEVRGDLVRAEEYCGRAILANPNDGNLLSMYADLIWQTHKDGPRAQTYFDRAVKSAPDDCFVLASYARFLWDAEEEDDEEEKAGENFSNGSDQSFFHGAPPLAAAS, encoded by the exons ATGATTTTGAGGAGTGCATCAACGCCGTTACTCAATTCATTGGTTCCACATTCTAAGGAGCCATCGCCGGACCTCGAGTTTCCGTACCAGATTTCTCGAACCCGAACCCTTTCGTTCACGGTTTCGTGTTCGAGCTCGATTTCGGTTGGATGGAGCGACGATTCGACTCGGAGGATGACGAGGGCGGTGTCGGAGACGGATCTCAGGGACCTAGTGGTTCcgaaaattaaaaccattcagaAAAATGGCGGCATCTTGAATGGGGTCTGTGTTGAGGAAGAAGAGGTGGAAAATGAAGAAGCTGGGTTTGAATGGTGGAGAGCGTCGTCTCTTGGAGTTGAGGAAGAGTGTGGGATAGGCGGTGGTGGACGAAACATCTGCGGCGGCGGTGGTAGAGGAGGTGGTGATGGATCCGACGGCAGTGATAACGAATGGAACGGGAAAGACAGCACCGATACTTATTATCAGAAAATGATCCAAGCTAATCCTGGAAATTCGCTTCTCCTCAGCAATTACGCTAGATTCTTAAAAGAG GTTCGTGGGGATTTAGTGAGAGCCGAAGAATATTGTGGGAGAGCAATCTTGGCAAATCCAAATGATGGGAATCTTCTCTCCATGTACGCTGATTTAATCTGGCAAACTCATAAAGATGGTCCTAGAGCTCAAACTTACTTTGATCGAGCCGTTAAATCTGCCCCTGACGACTG TTTTGTACTAGCATCATATGCACGGTTTCTTTGGGATGCTGAGGAGGAAGACGATGAAGAGGAAAAGGCTGGCGAAAATTTTAGTAATGGATCAGATCAAAGCTTTTTCCATGGAGCTCCTCCTTTGGCTGCTGCTTCTTAA